In the Diorhabda sublineata isolate icDioSubl1.1 chromosome 10, icDioSubl1.1, whole genome shotgun sequence genome, AGGTGAGAACTCTATCCTTACCTGATCTCAGCCCACCGGGATTACTGGGAGATCGATCGCTGattatagaacaaaaatataagagaaaaagGGAAGAGAGCACTCTGAGCCTTTTGTCTAAAACCAAACATGCAAAGAAAACTACTCAAGACGTCGGAGCACAAATCTTGAACATAGCGTATAACCTAGCAGAGGAAGCAAAAGCTCTAAATCGCACTGTCCATGAAAGTTCTAATACTAAGAAGGAAATCAGGGAAATATCTGCGAAAATACTACGCCTAACGGAGCAATTCGGAGGATATGAAATTCAGGAAGCCCTAAGAAGCCTCTTGTATAAAAAGCAGACAAAAGAAAACGCCAACGAAGAGGCTAAAATAGAACCAGTTGCTAGAAGTAGCACAGATATAGGAGTACAGTCTGTTAGTATAATGAAGCAGAACAAGGAAGCGCAGACTAATAATATGGACGTccaagaaaaacaaatgacGCTACAAGAGATACAAGAGATATCTGCTCCTGGCATAAATAAAGACTCTTTGCAAAGCATTGTTGAGGTACCCTGGGACGAAAAGTGTTTTGTCCATACAAACGTTATCCAAGATAACCTAGAGAAGATAGCGGTTTCAAATAACCTTGTAGTGTATCTAGACCCAAAAACGGCAGGAAAATCAATGGCCATTCGTAAAGTTGCAGAAGCCGTGCCTGAAATTAAAAGACTGGGTTTAATGAACAAACCAGAACCACAACAAGTAGCTTATATTGAGTCTACTAGTAAGGTACACTTTGATGAAACCGATTAACTACAAGAAATTGCGAAGAGTATATTTGTGCCGGAATAGACGAATCCAAAGAAACAATGGAAGtgctttttgaaatatattgcttAACGGCAAAAATAGGCGAACTTGCgcagaaaaaagatataaagAAACTTACGGTAATATTTCAGAAGGAACTGAATTTATCTGAAATACGTAAAGCAGTAGAAATTGCTCTGATGCAGTTTGAActaaatgtagaaatttttgtCTCAGACGGTATGacactaaaaaaacaaaataaacgaagAGAGTCAAGGGACGAAGCTTTATATATCGAGAGAGGAAATCGTTCTTATGCGGAGCTTTTGAAAGCAGTTAAAGAAGAAGTACATAATAGAAACttgaacaataaaataaagGCAGCCCGAATGACAAAGGCCGGAGATTTGCTACTTACAATGGAGCGAAATAGCGGAGGAGCAGACGACATAGCTAACGCATTAAAAGATATAAACGGAGAAGGGAAGATAAGAAAACTTGGGGGACAGGAACCACGAGCGGTCTTACACGTCAGAAATATCGACGCGGTCACAAGTAAAGAAGAGATTGAAACAGCAGTGAAGTCACTTATGGCCGGAAGCGAAACAGATTATGTTTCAGTCAGTAATCTTCGTCCTGGTTTCCGAGAGACTCAGATTGTAACCGTTCTAGTTGACAAAAAAACTGGTAAAAAACTTACGGATAAGGGAAATATAAGAATAGGATTTGTAAGCTGCACCGTTAGGCAGAGAGTTAATGTGCTAACATGTTACAAATGCTGGGGTATTGGACACACGACGTGGCAATGTAGC is a window encoding:
- the LOC130449818 gene encoding uncharacterized protein LOC130449818, with product MEVLFEIYCLTAKIGELAQKKDIKKLTVIFQKELNLSEIRKAVEIALMQFELNVEIFVSDGMTLKKQNKRRESRDEALYIERGNRSYAELLKAVKEEVHNRNLNNKIKAARMTKAGDLLLTMERNSGGADDIANALKDINGEGKIRKLGGQEPRAVLHVRNIDAVTSKEEIETAVKSLMAGSETDYVSVSNLRPGFRETQIVTVLVDKKTGKKLTDKGNIRIGFVSCTVRQRVNVLTCYKCWGIGHTTWQCSGPDRSKCCKNCGKEGHQKNKCTEKSYCLMCSESGHRLHTMRCPRYRRDITKGDIVGTG